One segment of Pseudomonas sp. FP2196 DNA contains the following:
- a CDS encoding glycosyltransferase family A protein, with translation MTETLISVVIPVYNYARTLPRAVESVLAQLDEATADLLVIDDGSTDETPEVVERLLLKHGGRFRALRKSNGGLSTVRNRGIEETTGQYLVFLDSDDEMAPGALAALSEHIASNPESRMVIGAHLSVFADGRRSLQPAKPLPLTPRQRLQGYLLDKTVSISNGACAMHRDVFVPGNYPEHLRNVEDLPVFAQVLARFPCSVLDKPLALIYKHADSMRHDLRQSLAAGTEQVVSEVFSKRRMPEGMHDLRQAFLAQRCLSLFRDCYSHGEYDLAKTFYFQALRADWRTVSRWSYTRKALRLLFR, from the coding sequence TTGACTGAGACATTGATCAGCGTCGTGATTCCCGTTTACAACTACGCGAGAACCCTGCCCCGTGCAGTGGAATCGGTGTTGGCGCAACTGGATGAAGCGACGGCAGATCTGTTGGTCATCGACGATGGGTCGACGGACGAGACGCCTGAGGTAGTGGAGAGACTTCTGCTCAAGCATGGCGGGCGTTTTCGCGCGCTGCGCAAAAGCAATGGCGGCTTGTCGACAGTGCGCAATCGGGGGATCGAAGAGACGACCGGTCAGTATCTGGTTTTCCTTGATTCCGACGACGAAATGGCGCCCGGCGCATTGGCTGCACTTTCAGAACATATCGCCAGCAACCCTGAAAGCCGGATGGTCATTGGCGCCCACTTGTCGGTGTTTGCTGACGGCAGGCGCAGCCTGCAGCCAGCCAAACCCTTGCCTTTGACCCCCCGGCAGCGATTGCAGGGCTACCTGCTGGACAAGACCGTATCGATTTCCAACGGCGCCTGTGCAATGCATCGTGATGTATTTGTTCCGGGTAATTACCCGGAGCATTTGCGCAACGTCGAGGACTTGCCAGTGTTTGCTCAAGTGCTGGCGCGTTTTCCTTGCAGTGTTCTGGACAAGCCTCTGGCACTTATCTACAAGCACGCCGACAGCATGCGCCATGATTTGCGCCAAAGTCTTGCGGCCGGTACCGAGCAGGTTGTCAGCGAAGTGTTCTCCAAGCGACGGATGCCGGAAGGGATGCACGACCTGCGGCAGGCATTTCTGGCGCAGCGTTGCCTGTCGTTGTTCCGCGATTGTTATTCCCATGGCGAGTACGACTTGGCCAAGACCTTCTATTTTCAGGCATTGCGTGCAGACTGGCGTACGGTTTCGCGTTGGTCATACACTCGCAAGGCTTTGCGGCTGCTGTTTCGGTAA
- a CDS encoding toluene tolerance protein: MQSIDHSTYEALREGAHVLEADGSGDKVLRLADGRMLKLFRRKRLLSSALLYPYAQRFADNTRALEQRGILCPKVIAVYRIPSIERDGVYYSPLAGDTVRQLQGTREGNDSLRFQLGGYFAQLHEKGVYFRSLHFGNVVLTPDNHLGLIDIADLRCQKRALSDSKRLRNFAHLLRYKEDRQWLLGQDAGNSFIEGYRQSLPSNRQAPLISRLRPLLS, encoded by the coding sequence CACAGCACTTACGAGGCACTGCGCGAAGGTGCACACGTACTGGAAGCCGACGGTTCCGGCGACAAAGTGCTCAGATTGGCCGATGGACGCATGCTCAAGCTATTCCGCCGCAAGCGGCTGCTCAGCTCGGCGCTGCTCTATCCCTACGCGCAACGCTTTGCCGACAACACCCGGGCACTCGAACAGCGCGGCATCCTCTGCCCGAAAGTGATTGCGGTCTATCGCATCCCGAGCATCGAGCGCGACGGCGTGTATTACAGCCCGCTCGCGGGCGACACGGTGCGCCAGTTACAAGGCACCCGCGAAGGCAATGATTCTCTGAGGTTCCAACTGGGCGGGTACTTCGCGCAATTGCACGAGAAAGGTGTGTACTTTCGATCACTGCACTTTGGCAACGTCGTACTGACTCCCGACAACCACTTGGGTCTGATCGATATCGCCGACTTGCGCTGCCAGAAGCGCGCACTCAGCGACAGCAAACGCCTGCGCAATTTCGCCCACTTGCTGCGTTACAAGGAAGACCGGCAGTGGCTGCTGGGGCAGGACGCCGGCAACAGTTTTATTGAAGGTTACCGGCAATCCCTGCCGAGCAACCGGCAGGCGCCACTGATCTCGCGCCTGCGGCCGCTGCTGAGTTAA